From Myxococcota bacterium, one genomic window encodes:
- a CDS encoding nucleoside transporter C-terminal domain-containing protein, which yields MKIVSIILSMFASLQLFAADNQQLLSQLQNGIGEQSWPSRLTGLLGCVAMIFLAFVMSSNRRMISWRLVGFGISLQVLFAFLVLKLQVGKGFFLVANDAIIKVLSFSNEGARFVFGNLVDNDIPVTGMPSDIQSMVHTGSLFAFSVLPTIVFFSALTAVLYHVRVLEWLVRGMSFVMRRTMRASGAESFSAAANIFVGQTEAPLLIKPFLGNMTRSEIMAIMTGGFANVSGGIMAAYVAVLMGYFPDIAGHLLAASIMSAPASLVFAKIMIPETGKPETLDSSGVMLEKQDANLLDAAARGTTDGLSLALNVGAMLIAFIALIAFLNWGIGAASFYAGYPEVTLQWLFAKLFAPLAWLLGVPWVDAPLVGSLLGTKTVVNELVAYLQMAPEIQMGAFAHGKSVIIATYALCGFANFSSIGIQVGGLSAMAPHRRADFAKLGLRAMIAGSLTSFQTAAVAGMLL from the coding sequence ATGAAAATTGTATCGATTATTTTAAGTATGTTCGCGTCTCTTCAGCTTTTTGCGGCCGATAACCAGCAGTTACTGTCCCAGCTCCAAAATGGGATCGGAGAGCAAAGCTGGCCGAGTCGTCTAACTGGTTTATTGGGTTGCGTGGCCATGATTTTTTTGGCTTTCGTGATGTCATCTAATAGACGGATGATTTCTTGGAGACTGGTGGGCTTTGGGATTTCCCTTCAAGTTCTGTTTGCTTTTTTGGTTTTAAAACTTCAGGTAGGCAAAGGCTTTTTCCTGGTTGCCAATGATGCGATTATTAAAGTTCTATCTTTTTCAAATGAAGGCGCTCGTTTCGTTTTTGGAAACTTAGTAGACAACGACATTCCTGTAACCGGCATGCCTTCTGATATTCAATCGATGGTTCACACGGGCTCTTTGTTTGCCTTTTCGGTTTTGCCGACCATCGTGTTCTTTTCAGCTTTAACCGCTGTGCTCTATCATGTGCGCGTTTTGGAGTGGCTCGTTCGCGGGATGTCGTTTGTGATGCGCAGGACCATGCGCGCATCAGGTGCTGAAAGTTTTTCGGCTGCAGCCAATATTTTCGTTGGGCAGACAGAAGCGCCTTTGTTGATTAAGCCATTTTTGGGCAATATGACCCGCTCGGAAATCATGGCCATTATGACCGGTGGTTTTGCGAACGTTTCCGGTGGCATTATGGCTGCTTATGTGGCCGTGTTGATGGGTTACTTCCCAGATATCGCTGGGCATTTATTAGCCGCGAGCATTATGTCTGCGCCTGCTTCTTTGGTATTTGCCAAAATCATGATTCCTGAAACAGGAAAGCCAGAAACTTTGGATTCCAGTGGTGTCATGCTCGAAAAGCAAGATGCAAATCTTTTAGATGCCGCAGCGCGTGGTACCACCGATGGTTTGTCGTTGGCTCTTAATGTCGGCGCGATGTTAATCGCGTTTATTGCGTTGATTGCCTTTTTGAACTGGGGCATTGGCGCGGCTAGTTTCTATGCCGGATACCCAGAAGTAACGTTGCAGTGGTTGTTTGCGAAGCTTTTTGCCCCGCTTGCTTGGCTTTTGGGTGTTCCTTGGGTTGATGCGCCATTGGTTGGCAGTCTGTTGGGCACTAAAACAGTGGTCAATGAATTGGTCGCTTACCTACAAATGGCTCCAGAAATTCAAATGGGTGCATTTGCGCACGGAAAAAGTGTTATTATTGCCACATATGCATTGTGCGGCTTTGCGAACTTTTCATCCATCGGCATTCAAGTTGGTGGTTTGTCTGCCATGGCACCGCACCGGCGAGCTGACTTTGCTAAATTGGGACTTAGGGCAATGATCGCAGGCTCTTTGACATCCTTCCAAACAGCGGCAGTGGCGGGAATGCTATTGTGA
- a CDS encoding M23 family metallopeptidase: protein MFKWVVVFGVIAALFIQNRLLNHHLNLSHTYQQRQVEAEWQQLTSEHLNLLDHIGEHFNTRPNRWPVMGTISSHFGFRSDPFTGYQAMHFGVDIAAPYGTPVHASAPGRVIFVGHSGGLGNLVAIQHSPNLITRYGHLSDYFVRSGEWVKRDERIALVGNTGRSTAPHLHYVVEKNGVHQDPVEYLE from the coding sequence ATGTTTAAATGGGTCGTTGTTTTCGGGGTTATTGCGGCGTTATTTATCCAAAATCGCCTCTTGAATCACCACTTGAATCTCTCGCATACCTATCAGCAACGCCAGGTTGAGGCTGAGTGGCAGCAGCTGACCTCTGAGCATTTAAACTTGCTGGACCATATAGGCGAGCATTTTAATACCAGACCCAATCGTTGGCCAGTGATGGGTACGATATCCAGTCACTTTGGCTTTCGTTCGGACCCATTTACAGGTTATCAGGCGATGCATTTTGGCGTGGATATTGCAGCGCCATACGGTACGCCTGTACATGCTTCTGCACCAGGCCGCGTGATTTTCGTGGGTCATTCTGGGGGACTGGGAAACTTGGTGGCGATTCAGCATTCCCCTAATTTGATTACCCGATATGGCCATCTATCGGATTATTTTGTTCGCTCCGGTGAGTGGGTGAAACGAGACGAGCGCATCGCGTTGGTGGGCAATACTGGCCGCAGTACCGCGCCGCATTTACATTATGTAGTGGAAAAAAATGGCGTTCATCAAGATCCGGTGGAGTATTTAGAATGA
- a CDS encoding nucleoside phosphorylase — translation MNVKLPAKSADIPLSDEGVVYHIAAAASNIADKIILVGDPSRVPLAATYFDPGSLEFDQSHREIRTMTGKYRGQRVTVLSSGMGTDNMEIIMNELHILKEYDVQTSSWTNDKKEISLIRVGTCGSPQDVPIGTLAISRHALGLDNTCQYYAANEAILGKDVARLKAIANQTELGQVGVYAASAHPDITRALKDAAQKHAPNRPSIVGITASASGFFACQGRVVGRFAEHMRFPDLVDILSTIELPIEGEPLPEKVINLEMENSSLCYLAGLLGYKAGTICAIISTRSGPQRAFATPEQSKAALHDALTIGFEALTA, via the coding sequence ATGAACGTAAAATTGCCCGCAAAATCAGCCGATATTCCGCTCAGTGATGAAGGCGTTGTGTATCATATAGCCGCTGCGGCAAGCAATATTGCAGATAAGATTATCCTGGTTGGTGACCCAAGCCGAGTTCCTTTAGCGGCCACTTACTTTGATCCAGGCTCACTGGAGTTCGACCAATCCCACCGCGAAATCCGCACCATGACCGGTAAATACCGCGGCCAAAGAGTCACCGTCCTTTCCTCAGGTATGGGCACCGACAATATGGAGATCATCATGAATGAACTCCATATATTAAAGGAATATGATGTCCAAACTAGCTCCTGGACAAACGACAAAAAAGAAATCTCCCTCATCCGCGTAGGCACCTGCGGCTCACCACAAGACGTACCCATCGGCACCCTGGCGATTTCCCGCCACGCCCTAGGCCTGGACAATACCTGCCAATATTACGCAGCCAATGAAGCGATTCTGGGAAAAGATGTGGCCCGGCTAAAAGCGATCGCCAATCAAACCGAACTTGGCCAAGTAGGCGTCTATGCCGCCAGCGCCCACCCTGACATCACCAGGGCCTTAAAAGATGCGGCGCAAAAGCATGCACCAAACAGGCCCAGCATTGTCGGCATCACCGCATCTGCCAGCGGCTTTTTTGCCTGCCAAGGACGAGTAGTCGGCCGCTTTGCCGAGCATATGCGCTTCCCCGATTTGGTGGATATTTTGAGCACCATCGAGCTGCCCATCGAAGGCGAGCCGCTGCCTGAAAAAGTGATTAACCTAGAAATGGAAAACAGCTCACTCTGCTACTTAGCAGGCCTACTAGGCTACAAAGCAGGCACCATCTGCGCCATCATCTCCACCCGCTCAGGCCCCCAAAGAGCCTTCGCAACCCCCGAACAAAGCAAAGCCGCCCTACACGACGCCCTAACCATAGGCTTCGAAGCGCTAACCGCCTAG
- the panC gene encoding pantoate--beta-alanine ligase, with protein sequence MSKVVGFVPTMGALHEGHLSLIREAKRQCDEVVVSILVNPLQFAPHEDFNAYPRMRERDSALCLEAGADRVFCPEVSQIYPGGFQTRVIGGELTQKYCGVTRPLLFNGALTVVNILFNIVKPQKAFFGEKDFQQLFLMKQMVKDFQIPVEIVGIPIVREDSGLALSSRNAYLNESQKAEAACLFRAILAVQEAAQCGERSVQTLIDLARSKISLEIDYLSLVDVNTLAECQEKLDGPARLLMAAYVGQPKVRLIDNGAVLSSPAHGPG encoded by the coding sequence ATGAGCAAAGTTGTTGGCTTCGTCCCCACCATGGGGGCTTTGCATGAAGGCCATCTGTCACTGATTCGAGAGGCTAAAAGGCAATGCGATGAAGTGGTGGTGTCGATTTTGGTGAACCCGCTGCAGTTTGCGCCGCATGAGGATTTTAACGCATACCCCCGAATGCGTGAGAGAGACTCAGCTTTATGCCTGGAAGCTGGCGCAGATCGAGTGTTTTGCCCTGAAGTATCTCAAATCTACCCTGGGGGATTTCAGACACGCGTGATTGGGGGTGAGTTGACGCAAAAATATTGCGGCGTGACCCGCCCGCTACTTTTTAATGGTGCGCTGACGGTCGTTAATATTCTGTTTAATATCGTTAAGCCGCAGAAAGCTTTTTTTGGTGAGAAAGATTTTCAGCAGCTGTTTTTGATGAAGCAGATGGTGAAAGATTTTCAAATACCGGTTGAAATCGTTGGCATACCGATTGTGCGAGAGGACTCTGGGCTTGCGTTGTCATCGCGCAATGCTTATTTAAACGAGTCGCAAAAGGCAGAGGCGGCGTGTTTATTCAGGGCGATTTTGGCGGTTCAAGAAGCGGCTCAGTGTGGCGAGAGAAGTGTGCAGACGTTGATAGATTTAGCACGTTCTAAGATATCACTTGAGATTGATTATCTGTCGTTGGTGGATGTTAATACGCTGGCAGAATGCCAAGAGAAGTTAGACGGCCCAGCTCGGCTATTGATGGCTGCATATGTTGGTCAGCCAAAAGTTCGCTTGATAGATAACGGCGCCGTTTTGTCATCCCCGGCGCACGGGCCGGGGTGA
- a CDS encoding Stp1/IreP family PP2C-type Ser/Thr phosphatase, with protein MTRIRPKAYVWTDVGQKRERNEDAYLLLPEYDLYAVADGMGGHVGGEKASQLATQSIKELVLENLNHIDHAEAPKLLGDSVRAASKRIFEETFVHPELKGMGTTATALLLESEQAILAHVGDSRAYLIREGELEQITEDHSLVQEQFRSGLISLEQARHSRFRNIITRCLGFEDDVDVDMMVLTPQPDDIFVLCTDGLTTLVEDKEILQTIANNDQQIAGQKLIDLANSRGGNDNITVLLVYV; from the coding sequence ATGACCCGAATTAGGCCCAAAGCCTATGTCTGGACAGACGTAGGCCAAAAACGTGAACGCAATGAGGACGCTTATTTGCTGTTGCCCGAGTATGATTTATACGCGGTTGCCGACGGCATGGGTGGCCATGTTGGCGGCGAAAAAGCTTCGCAGTTAGCGACGCAGTCGATCAAAGAGCTGGTGTTGGAAAATCTAAATCATATCGATCACGCTGAAGCACCCAAGTTGCTCGGCGATTCGGTGCGAGCGGCCTCTAAACGGATCTTTGAAGAGACATTTGTGCATCCTGAGCTCAAGGGCATGGGAACCACGGCCACCGCTTTGCTGCTGGAGTCTGAGCAAGCGATCTTGGCTCATGTGGGAGATTCTAGAGCTTATTTGATTCGAGAAGGCGAGCTGGAGCAAATCACAGAAGATCATTCGTTGGTTCAGGAACAGTTTCGTTCAGGCCTGATTAGTTTGGAGCAGGCGAGACATAGTCGATTCCGCAATATCATTACCCGGTGCTTGGGATTTGAAGATGATGTCGATGTCGACATGATGGTACTGACGCCGCAGCCAGATGATATTTTTGTGCTTTGCACCGATGGGCTTACCACCTTGGTGGAAGATAAAGAAATTCTGCAAACCATTGCCAATAATGATCAGCAAATTGCTGGTCAAAAGTTGATCGACCTGGCCAACTCCAGGGGCGGCAACGATAATATTACGGTTTTGTTGGTCTATGTTTAA
- the deoC gene encoding deoxyribose-phosphate aldolase → MPINTPSLASRIDHTVLKADATKEEIERLCAEARQYGFATVCVNSYWIPHVSKLLTGSDVKPVTVVGFPLGANLTESKVFESKEAIRLGALEIDMVLNIGALKGDDFETVLKDIQAVVEASKPHAVKVILETALLSESQKMKACELALRAGAAFVKTSTGFAASGATVQDVALMRRVVGDSMGVKASGGIRTREDAQKMLDAGATRLGTSASVLICK, encoded by the coding sequence GTGCCAATCAATACCCCTTCCTTGGCTTCCCGCATCGATCACACGGTGCTTAAAGCTGATGCAACGAAAGAAGAAATCGAGCGCCTTTGCGCCGAGGCCCGGCAATATGGTTTTGCGACCGTTTGTGTAAATTCCTACTGGATCCCTCATGTGTCGAAGTTGCTGACCGGCAGTGACGTTAAACCCGTTACGGTTGTTGGCTTTCCTTTGGGCGCCAATCTTACTGAATCTAAAGTATTTGAATCTAAAGAAGCGATCAGATTAGGTGCGCTTGAAATTGATATGGTTTTGAATATTGGCGCTTTAAAAGGTGACGATTTTGAAACCGTTTTGAAAGACATTCAAGCAGTGGTTGAAGCTTCAAAGCCGCATGCCGTTAAAGTGATCTTGGAAACGGCTCTTTTGTCGGAATCTCAAAAAATGAAAGCTTGTGAGCTAGCCTTGCGGGCTGGTGCTGCATTTGTGAAGACCTCTACTGGCTTTGCTGCTAGCGGTGCCACAGTTCAGGATGTTGCGCTCATGCGCCGTGTAGTAGGCGATTCGATGGGTGTCAAAGCATCCGGTGGTATCCGCACGCGCGAAGATGCGCAAAAGATGTTGGACGCAGGTGCTACGAGATTAGGAACTTCTGCCTCTGTTTTGATTTGTAAGTGA
- the rpmB gene encoding 50S ribosomal protein L28 codes for MMAVCTLTGKSWMNGNRVSHSNIKTKRKLKANVQNKRIFDVESGQWIRVKLSTRAIRTLNRKTLSACLSKICA; via the coding sequence ATTATGGCAGTCTGCACACTTACCGGCAAATCTTGGATGAATGGAAACCGCGTTTCTCACTCCAACATCAAAACCAAACGCAAACTGAAAGCCAACGTGCAAAACAAACGTATTTTCGACGTTGAATCAGGCCAATGGATCCGCGTGAAGCTGTCCACAAGGGCTATTCGTACCTTGAATAGAAAAACCCTTTCCGCTTGTCTTTCCAAGATTTGTGCTTAA
- a CDS encoding OmpA family protein, producing MKKVYVIAALAISLAGCKTVPTELVKARDAYKQAKARGTAEKAPQQMLDAQDALFKADKAYEDGKKSYIVADLAYAAERKAQLAEVSADTEEAKKATDKSARDYVSAQNQMQLQQSKAELKKTKGELARSQQEISQMQSDMAKLAAVSSVKQEARGVVVTLSGSVLFASGKSDLLPSAERKLDEVSKVLNQDQNSRLVVEGYTDSTGSDALNMNLSQKRAESVRSYLVSRGFPSSMIDARGMGKMSPVASNSTAEGRANNRRVEIVIQNQNQNQNQNQ from the coding sequence ATGAAAAAGGTATATGTAATCGCTGCGCTGGCTATTTCTCTAGCTGGCTGCAAAACTGTCCCAACCGAACTCGTTAAAGCCAGAGACGCTTACAAACAAGCTAAAGCTCGCGGCACAGCCGAAAAAGCGCCTCAGCAAATGCTGGATGCTCAAGACGCTCTTTTCAAAGCCGATAAAGCTTACGAAGACGGTAAAAAGAGCTACATCGTAGCAGATTTGGCATACGCTGCGGAACGCAAAGCTCAGTTGGCTGAAGTTTCTGCAGACACTGAAGAAGCCAAAAAAGCCACTGACAAATCGGCTAGAGACTATGTATCAGCCCAGAACCAAATGCAGCTTCAACAAAGCAAAGCTGAACTCAAAAAGACCAAAGGTGAACTTGCTCGTTCTCAGCAAGAAATCTCCCAAATGCAATCCGACATGGCTAAATTGGCCGCTGTGAGCTCGGTTAAACAAGAAGCTCGCGGTGTTGTTGTCACTTTGTCAGGCAGTGTCCTCTTCGCTTCAGGCAAATCAGACCTCTTACCGTCAGCAGAAAGAAAATTGGACGAAGTTTCTAAAGTGCTTAACCAAGACCAGAATAGCCGTTTGGTGGTTGAAGGCTATACAGATTCAACTGGATCTGACGCACTCAACATGAACCTCAGCCAAAAACGCGCCGAATCCGTGCGCAGTTATTTGGTTTCCAGAGGCTTTCCATCTAGCATGATTGACGCCAGAGGCATGGGCAAAATGAGCCCGGTCGCTAGCAATTCAACCGCTGAAGGCAGAGCTAACAACCGACGTGTTGAGATTGTGATTCAGAATCAAAACCAAAATCAAAACCAGAATCAGTAA
- the proS gene encoding proline--tRNA ligase: MSKQNAISPTRSENYPEWYQQVIKAADLAENSPVRGCMVIKPWGYAIWELIQSNLDRMIKDTGHENAYFPLLIPLSFLEKEAAHVEGFAKECAVVTHHRLESDGEGGLRPAGLLEEPYVIRPTSETIIGHSYAKWVQSYRDLPILINQWANVMRWEMRPRIFLRTTEFLWQEGHTVHATQAEAEEETLKMLEVYADFAENYLAMPVIKGMKTSDERFPGAVDTYCIEAMMQDGKALQAGTSHFLGQNFAKASEISFTDENGQIQHAWTTSWGVSTRLMGGLIMAHSDDDGLVIPPRLAPKQVVILPIFKTPEEEAQVLALCAKLEQSLKSQSIRVMIDKRDIRGGEKTWQHIKKGVPIRVEIGPKDLAKNQVVVACRHKAHQDKQFMTPEALMEQIGPMLEGMQAQMLSNAKARQQENTKEINSLSEFEAFFEQGSGFALCHWNEAAIGHELLTKLKVTPRCIPMDAPKESGTCLFTGKESNRRIVFAKAY, translated from the coding sequence ATGTCCAAACAAAATGCCATCAGTCCTACCCGCAGCGAAAATTACCCCGAATGGTACCAGCAAGTAATCAAAGCTGCTGATCTGGCGGAAAACTCGCCCGTGAGAGGCTGCATGGTTATCAAACCCTGGGGCTACGCCATTTGGGAGCTGATTCAAAGCAATTTGGACCGGATGATCAAAGACACAGGCCATGAAAATGCCTATTTTCCTTTGCTCATCCCATTAAGCTTTTTAGAAAAAGAAGCCGCACACGTGGAAGGCTTTGCCAAAGAATGCGCTGTTGTGACGCATCATCGCTTAGAATCTGACGGTGAAGGCGGCCTTAGACCAGCAGGTCTTTTGGAAGAGCCTTACGTGATTAGGCCTACCAGCGAGACCATCATTGGCCATTCGTATGCCAAATGGGTCCAGTCTTATAGAGACCTGCCGATTTTAATTAACCAATGGGCCAACGTCATGCGTTGGGAAATGCGCCCGCGGATTTTCCTGCGAACCACCGAGTTTCTTTGGCAAGAAGGCCATACAGTTCATGCCACTCAAGCAGAAGCTGAAGAAGAGACGCTTAAGATGCTGGAGGTGTACGCGGATTTTGCTGAAAACTACTTAGCGATGCCTGTGATCAAAGGGATGAAGACTTCAGACGAGCGCTTCCCTGGCGCGGTGGACACCTATTGCATTGAAGCGATGATGCAAGATGGCAAAGCACTTCAAGCTGGTACTTCCCACTTTTTAGGCCAAAACTTTGCCAAAGCCTCCGAGATTTCATTTACCGATGAAAACGGTCAAATCCAGCACGCCTGGACCACCTCTTGGGGTGTGTCAACAAGGTTGATGGGCGGTTTAATTATGGCTCATAGTGATGACGACGGTTTAGTGATCCCCCCAAGGCTGGCGCCTAAACAAGTGGTTATTCTGCCTATCTTTAAAACACCTGAAGAAGAAGCTCAGGTACTCGCTCTGTGCGCTAAGCTTGAGCAGTCTTTAAAGAGCCAGTCCATCCGCGTCATGATCGATAAGCGCGATATCAGGGGTGGCGAAAAGACTTGGCAGCATATTAAGAAGGGCGTCCCAATCCGTGTGGAAATCGGCCCTAAAGATCTGGCTAAAAACCAAGTGGTTGTAGCTTGCCGACATAAGGCTCATCAAGATAAACAATTTATGACCCCCGAAGCTTTGATGGAGCAAATCGGTCCCATGCTGGAAGGCATGCAAGCGCAAATGCTGTCGAACGCGAAAGCGCGCCAGCAAGAAAACACGAAAGAGATCAACTCCCTTTCTGAATTCGAAGCTTTCTTCGAGCAGGGCAGCGGCTTTGCACTATGCCACTGGAACGAAGCAGCCATCGGCCATGAGCTGTTGACCAAATTGAAAGTGACGCCAAGATGCATTCCGATGGATGCTCCTAAGGAATCTGGAACGTGCCTGTTTACAGGTAAAGAAAGCAACAGGCGCATTGTTTTCGCCAAAGCCTACTAG
- a CDS encoding helix-turn-helix domain-containing protein gives MPNEHVFGANIPIKAKYLWLLIARECDEKNPTVYLNSKPLADKMGCSLSTVSKYLRILIEAGLLKKAAPTKYSNVSPYEVLLTSQAQPTSDPKGEEEIGAQLASMPAKELAERCLSLLKSVSSQKAQIASLDKMIRLQAERERARNSTVLSKEPDVPIRKQNWMYKDEHLAPK, from the coding sequence ATGCCGAATGAACATGTTTTTGGTGCCAACATTCCGATCAAAGCAAAATATCTATGGCTATTAATCGCCAGGGAGTGCGACGAAAAAAATCCAACCGTTTATCTCAACAGTAAACCTCTGGCTGATAAAATGGGCTGCTCCCTCAGCACGGTTTCCAAATACTTGCGCATTCTAATCGAAGCAGGCCTACTTAAAAAAGCAGCGCCAACCAAATATTCAAACGTGTCACCCTACGAGGTATTGCTAACTTCTCAGGCGCAGCCCACCTCCGATCCAAAAGGCGAAGAGGAAATTGGCGCCCAGTTAGCCAGCATGCCTGCAAAAGAATTAGCCGAACGATGCCTGAGCTTGCTCAAATCAGTGAGTAGCCAAAAGGCCCAGATCGCATCGTTAGATAAGATGATCCGCCTTCAAGCGGAAAGAGAACGAGCGCGCAATTCGACAGTGCTCAGCAAAGAGCCGGACGTACCGATACGCAAACAAAATTGGATGTACAAAGATGAGCATCTGGCACCTAAATAA
- a CDS encoding co-chaperone GroES, which translates to MKFKPLNDRILVKRIEAEEKTAGGIFIPDNAKEKPMQGLVVACGPGKTFESGHVMPLEVKEGDTIFFRKYAGNEVTIDGIEHMIMREDEVLAILQ; encoded by the coding sequence ATGAAGTTTAAGCCATTAAATGATCGCATTCTAGTCAAACGTATCGAGGCTGAAGAAAAAACAGCCGGCGGTATTTTTATCCCTGACAATGCGAAAGAAAAGCCGATGCAAGGCTTGGTTGTTGCTTGTGGTCCAGGCAAAACCTTCGAATCCGGCCATGTGATGCCTTTAGAAGTTAAAGAAGGCGACACCATCTTTTTCCGCAAATATGCTGGCAATGAAGTCACGATCGATGGCATCGAGCATATGATCATGCGCGAAGACGAAGTACTCGCCATCCTTCAATAA
- a CDS encoding aconitase family protein, with translation MRVLYLTKDIELIKKQLYEGLVLQMKNLSVEDLMDDINTDMMTPAWVCFDYKPEDIAANAYAGLMHQGDRVFKPRALMDGGFDVIVSGHRKGTGSSRETAAQCERFCGIKTVIAASFAPIHERNNINLGQLMGDHAMLLRMEAGEEISVDEFCAKLDPISTEIIKAGGLLKLASMMESATALAGVTRDPKLPPAATLVEKILGAPCGTTVFREVDGGYSHEFTSAQVDEFLKREFGEDYQIKKPERFAIFEDHLIYAHDVPKMAPFSAKIDKLVALQNHFQKHTGMRDYSAKDGISPGICHEVAREDFINSGDLILATDSHTCMAGGVGAYGYGIGTTEYAALLHAGKALVTVPESIRFDLHGTLKPACTAKDLILQILDTYVKQELTLNRVMEFGGPGLASISADERATLCNMATECSAKSGICDVDEVTLAFLARHRDNVPVLKSLTPDAGAVYAGGRFSINLDDVVPRIAKPGDPTYGAVISEIGDIPIDIAYGGSCTAGKYDDMAYYARVIEANLNAGKRIPAHVKFYLQCGSVSVKNWVKQKGWADLFKEAGVILLEPGCGACIGCGPGVSDNAEQVTISAINRNFQGRSGPGKLYLGSPLTVAASAFAGKIVAYDPN, from the coding sequence GTGAGAGTTCTCTATCTTACCAAAGATATAGAACTGATCAAAAAACAACTTTATGAAGGTCTTGTCCTGCAGATGAAAAATCTGTCAGTGGAAGACCTCATGGATGATATTAATACCGACATGATGACCCCAGCGTGGGTCTGTTTTGACTACAAGCCTGAAGACATTGCTGCCAATGCTTATGCGGGTTTAATGCATCAAGGTGACAGGGTGTTTAAACCGCGAGCCCTCATGGACGGCGGTTTTGATGTCATTGTGAGTGGGCATCGCAAAGGCACGGGCTCATCCAGGGAAACAGCGGCTCAGTGCGAACGATTTTGCGGCATCAAAACTGTTATTGCCGCTTCTTTTGCGCCTATCCATGAACGCAATAATATTAACTTGGGTCAGCTGATGGGCGATCACGCCATGCTTCTTCGGATGGAAGCCGGTGAAGAGATTTCGGTTGATGAGTTTTGTGCCAAGCTAGATCCAATTTCTACCGAGATTATTAAAGCCGGTGGCCTGCTTAAACTCGCCTCCATGATGGAAAGCGCTACAGCGCTTGCGGGCGTGACCCGTGATCCGAAATTGCCGCCTGCCGCGACATTGGTGGAAAAGATTCTGGGCGCGCCTTGTGGCACCACCGTATTTCGAGAAGTAGACGGTGGCTATAGCCATGAGTTTACTTCGGCGCAGGTCGATGAGTTTTTAAAACGCGAATTTGGCGAAGACTACCAAATCAAAAAACCTGAGCGTTTTGCTATTTTTGAAGACCATTTGATTTATGCCCATGATGTGCCGAAGATGGCGCCTTTTTCGGCCAAGATCGACAAGCTGGTGGCCCTACAAAACCACTTTCAAAAACACACTGGCATGCGCGATTATTCAGCCAAAGATGGTATTTCGCCGGGTATTTGCCATGAAGTGGCGCGCGAAGATTTTATTAATTCAGGCGATTTGATCTTGGCCACCGATAGCCACACTTGCATGGCGGGCGGCGTGGGCGCGTATGGTTATGGCATTGGTACGACTGAGTACGCAGCGCTGCTGCATGCGGGCAAAGCCTTAGTCACCGTGCCCGAAAGCATTCGATTTGATTTGCATGGGACACTGAAGCCAGCATGTACGGCAAAAGATTTGATTTTGCAGATCTTGGATACCTATGTGAAGCAAGAGTTGACTTTGAACCGAGTGATGGAGTTCGGTGGGCCCGGTCTTGCGTCAATCAGCGCGGATGAGCGAGCGACATTGTGCAATATGGCAACCGAGTGCTCTGCTAAGTCAGGCATTTGCGATGTTGATGAAGTGACGCTGGCATTTTTAGCTCGGCATCGGGACAATGTGCCTGTGCTTAAAAGCTTAACGCCGGATGCAGGCGCGGTATATGCAGGTGGTCGCTTCAGCATTAATTTAGATGATGTGGTGCCGAGAATTGCTAAGCCGGGCGATCCGACCTATGGCGCTGTCATCTCAGAGATTGGTGATATCCCCATTGATATTGCATATGGCGGTTCATGTACAGCTGGCAAGTATGATGACATGGCCTATTACGCGCGCGTCATCGAAGCTAACTTGAATGCAGGAAAGCGTATCCCCGCGCATGTGAAGTTTTACCTGCAATGCGGAAGTGTCTCAGTTAAAAACTGGGTCAAGCAAAAGGGCTGGGCCGATTTATTTAAAGAGGCGGGTGTGATTTTATTAGAGCCAGGCTGCGGCGCCTGCATCGGTTGCGGGCCGGGCGTGAGCGATAATGCCGAGCAAGTGACCATTTCGGCGATTAACAGAAACTTCCAAGGACGCAGTGGCCCAGGAAAACTTTACTTAGGCTCACCCTTGACGGTTGCAGCTTCTGCATTTGCCGGTAAGATTGTTGCTTATGACCCGAATTAG